The nucleotide window CCGTACGCCCGTGACGGGCCGCGCGTTCACGCACGTCGGCGAGCTTCTGCGCCACGGCGGCCGGTGGTTCGCCCCAGGTCAGGTAGACATCGACCTGTTCGGCGGCCAGGTCGTGGGCCGCATCGGACGAGCCGCCGAAGTACAGCGGCGGGTAGGGTTTCTGCACCGGTGGATACAGCGCCTTGGCGTTCTGCACCTGCAAATGCTTGCCTTCGAAATCCACCGCTTCGCCTTGCAGCACACGGCGCCAGATCCTGAGGAATTCGTCGGTGACTTCGTAGCGTTCGCCGTGATCGAGGAAGATCCCGTCGCCACGGTTCTCGTCCGGGTCACCGCCGGTCACCACGTTGATCAGCAAACGCCCGCCGGACAGGCGATCGAGCGTGGCCGCCATGCGTGCCGACACGGTCGGCGAGATGATCCCCGGACGAATTGCCACCAGGTAACGCAGGCGTTCGGTCAGCGGCACCAGGGCGGAGGCGATCACCCAGGAGTCCTCGCAGGAACGCCCGGTGGGGATCAGCACACCGTAGTAACCGAGGCTGTCGGCGGCTTGCGCCACTTGTTTGAGGT belongs to Pseudomonas sp. MYb118 and includes:
- the ssuD gene encoding FMNH2-dependent alkanesulfonate monooxygenase, whose protein sequence is MDVFWFLPTHGDGHYLGTTQGARPVTLNYLKQVAQAADSLGYYGVLIPTGRSCEDSWVIASALVPLTERLRYLVAIRPGIISPTVSARMAATLDRLSGGRLLINVVTGGDPDENRGDGIFLDHGERYEVTDEFLRIWRRVLQGEAVDFEGKHLQVQNAKALYPPVQKPYPPLYFGGSSDAAHDLAAEQVDVYLTWGEPPAAVAQKLADVRERAARHGRTVKFGIRLHVIVRETAAEAWKAADKLIEHISDDTIAAAQKSFSRFDSEGQRRMAALHDGRRDNLEISPNLWAGVGLVRGGAGTALVGDPQQVAARIKEYADLGIESFIFSGYPHLEEAYRFAELVFPLLPEPYASLAGRGVTNLTGPFGEMIANDVLPAKATA